Proteins encoded together in one Ammospiza caudacuta isolate bAmmCau1 chromosome 27, bAmmCau1.pri, whole genome shotgun sequence window:
- the LOC131568667 gene encoding feather keratin 1-like, whose protein sequence is MQDLYKRRLFSPFSHSLHSPPSPWNKVHLQPQAMSCYPRCQPCQPCGPTPLGSSCNEPCVRQCQDSTVFIQPSPVVVTLPGPILSSFPQNTAVGSSSSAAVGSILSSQGVPISSGGFGLSGLGSGICGLPC, encoded by the exons ATGCAGGATCTGTATAAAAGGAGGCTCTTCTCCCCATTCTCACATTCACTCCACTCACCTCCATCTCCTTGGAACAAG gtgcacctgcagccccaagCCATGTCCTGCTACCCgcggtgccagccctgccagccctgtgggccCACCccgctgggcagcagctgcaatgaGCCCtgtgtcaggcagtgccaggactCCACCGTGTTCATCCAGCCCTCGCCCGTGGTGGTGACCCTGCCCgggcccatcctcagctccttcccccagaacaCCGCCGTGGgatcctccagctctgctgctgttggcagcaTCCTCAGCTCTCAGGGAGtgcccatcagctctgggggcttTGGCCTCTCTGGCCTGGGCAGTGGCATCTGTGGCCTCccctgctga
- the LOC131568691 gene encoding feather keratin 1-like has product MRGDDLAKQTATRGEDRLVTKGLGQCRSSIKAAPSPHSHIHSSSLHLIKNKVHLQPQAMSCYPRCQPCQPCGPTPLGSSCNEPCVRQCQDSTVFIQPSPVVVTLPGPILSSFPQNTAVGSSSSAAVGSILSSQGVPISSGGFGLSGLGSGICGLPC; this is encoded by the exons ATGAGAGGGGACGACCTTGCTAAACAAACTGCCACAAGAGGAGAGGACAGGCTTG TGACTAAGGGCctggggcagtgcaggagcagtATAAAAGCAGCACCTTCTCCTCACTCTCACATCCACTCCTCTTCTCTCCATCTCATAAAGAACAAG GtgcacctgcagccccaagCCATGTCCTGCTATCcccggtgccagccctgccagccctgtgggccCACCccgctgggcagcagctgcaatgaGCCCtgtgtcaggcagtgccaggactCCACCGTGTTCATCCAGCCCTCACCCGTGgtggtgaccctgcctgggcccatcctcagctccttcccccagaacaCCGCCGTGGgatcctccagctctgctgctgttggcagcaTCCTCAGCTCTCAGGGAGtgcccatcagctctgggggcttTGGCCTCTCTGGTCTGGGCAGTGGCATCTGTGGCCTCCCCTGCTGA
- the LOC131568577 gene encoding feather keratin 1-like, which produces MSCYPRCQPCQPCGPTPLGSSCNEPCVRQCQDSTVFIQPSPVVVTLPGPILSSFPQNTAVGSSSSAAVGSILSSQGVPISSGGFGLSGLGSGICGLPC; this is translated from the coding sequence ATGTCCTGCTATCcccggtgccagccctgccagccctgtgggccCACCccgctgggcagcagctgcaatgaGCCCtgtgtcaggcagtgccaggactCCACCGTGTTCATCCAGCCCTCGCCCGTGgtggtgaccctgcctgggcccatcctcagctccttcccccagaacaCCGCCGTGGgatcctccagctctgctgctgttggcagcaTCCTCAGCTCTCAGGGAGtgcccatcagctctgggggcttTGGCCTCTCTGGTCTGGGCAGTGGCATCTGTGGCCTCCCCTGCTGA
- the LOC131568690 gene encoding feather keratin 1-like: MQKQISNYSMTLGLGHCRSSIKAAPSPHSLIHSSHLHLLENKVHLQPQAMSCYPRCQPCQPCGPTPLGSSCNEPCVRQCQDSTVFIQPSPVVVTLPGPILSSFPQNTAVGSSSSAAVGSILSSQGVPISSGGFGLSGLGSGICGLPC; this comes from the exons ATGCAAAAACAGATTTCAAACTACAGCA TGACTCTGGGCCTGGGGCATTGCAGGAGCAGTATAAAAGCAGCACCTTCTCCTCACTCTCTCATCCACTCCTCTCACCTCCATCTCCTTGAGAACAAG gtgcacctgcagccccaagCCATGTCCTGCTACCcccggtgccagccctgccagccctgtgggccCACCccgctgggcagcagctgcaatgaGCCCtgtgtcaggcagtgccaggactCCACCGTGTTCATCCAGCCCTCGCCCGTGgtggtgaccctgcctgggcccatcctcagctccttcccccagaacaCCGCCGTGGgatcctccagctctgctgctgttggcagcaTCCTCAGCTCTCAGGGAGtgcccatcagctctgggggcttTGGCCTCTCTGGCCTGGGCAGTGGCATCTGTGGCCTCccctgctga